Proteins co-encoded in one Papaver somniferum cultivar HN1 chromosome 5, ASM357369v1, whole genome shotgun sequence genomic window:
- the LOC113279304 gene encoding MLP-like protein 31 codes for MAQSSESIESRVASTVLESHPVEVEVMCSADNSTSVELLEGDGKSVGTVRLWKYALPGHPADEIFTVKETIAKMDDENRSLTLNVLEGCVLKTYEGFIVTVSVTPKEGAEDSECIVRWILDLEKEHEDVPHPHLYMELVDFISKELGSLLPN; via the exons ATGGCACAATCTTCAGAATCCATTGAAAGTAGAGTTGCTAGTACAGTTCTAGAGAGTCATCCTGTTGAAGTTGAAGTGATGTGTTCCGCAGACAATTCTACG AGCGTTGAACTACTCGAAGGAGATGGAAAGAGTGTTGGCACCGTAAGGCTCTGGAAGTATGCATTACCAG GACATCCTGCGGACGAAATATTTACCGTGAAAGAGACAATTGCAAAAATGGATGATGAAAATAGATCGCTCACCTTGAACGTCTTAGAAGGATGTGTGTTGAAAACTTATGAGGGTTTTATCGTCACAGTGTCTGTGACTCCAAAGGAGGGTGCCGAAGACTCTGAGTGCATAGTAAGATGGATTCTCGATTTGGAGAAGGAGCACGAAGATGTCCCCCATCCACATCTTTACATGGAGCTTGTCGATTTTATCAGTAAAGAGTTGGGTTCTCTCCTTCCCAATTAA
- the LOC113282226 gene encoding chloroplastic group IIB intron splicing facilitator CRS2-B, chloroplastic-like: MLYSVWAPTTFTPYQRIPDFGRKRPIYTKFRVSASIPDTDGPKKEYTPWLIVGLGNPGNKYHGTRHNVGFEMIDSISQKEGIKLNTIQSRALIGIGSIGEVPILLAKPQTYMNFSGEAVGPLAAYYQVPLRHILLVYDEMSLPNGVMRLQPKGGHGHHNGLKSVMDHLDSCREFPRLCIGIGNPPGTMDQRAFLLQKFSIEERKQVNAALEQGVEAVRTLVMKGFDDGITRFNLGQKYKYHKVDLQPKRNTARNVKSEMSTRN, from the exons ATGTTGTATTCTGTCTGGGCACCTACAACTTTCACACCCTACCAAAGAATCCCTGATTTTGGAAGAAAACGTCCAATATACACAAAGTTCCGTGTGTCTGCTTCGATACCTGATACTGATGGACCTAAGAAGGAGTACACTCCGTGGTTGATTGTCGGATTAGGGAACCCTGGAAACAAATATCACGGAACTAGGCACAAT GTTGGTTTTGAAATGATTGATTCGATCTCTCAAAAAGAAGGGATAAAGCTAAATACTATACAATCTAGGGCTTTAATTGGAATAG GGTCAATTGGAGAGGTGCCGATTTTGTTGGCAAAACCTCAGACCTACATGAATTTTAGTGGTGAAGCG GTTGGACCACTCGCTGCCTACTATCAAGTACCTTTGCGCCATATACTTTTG GTTTATGATGAGATGAGCTTACCCAATGGCGTTATGAGGCTTCAGCCAAAAGGAGGGCATGGTCATCATAACGG GCTCAAAAGCGTTATGGACCATTTGGATAGCTGTCGTGAGTTTCCCCGACTGTGCATAG GGATTGGCAATCCTCCTGGCACCATGGACCAGAGAGCTTTTCTGCTTCAAAAGTTCAGTATCGAGGAGCGGAAGCAG GTAAATGCTGCACTTGAACAAGGGGTAGAAGCAGTGAGGACCCTTGTCATGAAAGGTTTCGATGATGGCATCACCAGATTCAATTTGGGGCAGAAATACAAGTATCACAAGGTTGACCTCCAACCGAAGCGTAACACAGCGCGCAATGTAAAGAGTGAGATGTCTACCAGAAACTGA
- the LOC113282225 gene encoding delta(7)-sterol-C5(6)-desaturase-like, giving the protein MEDYLQFFVDETSFYNGIVLDNLVPANLWKPLPHFFQTWLRNYIGGTLLYFISGFLWCYYIYQFKRNVYLSKDAIPTRKAMLLQICVAMKSMPWYTLLPTVSEYMVENGWTRCISRISDVGYPAYLYYLAVYLVFVEFGIYWMHRELHDIKPLYKWLHATHHIYNKQNTLSPFAGLAFHPLDGILQAIPHVISLFLIPTHFTTHICLLFIEAVWTANIHDCIHGKLWPVMGAGYHTIHHTTYRHNYGHYTIWMDWMFGTLQDPVESATTAKKE; this is encoded by the exons atggaAGATTATTTACAATTTTTCGTTGATGAAACAAGTTTTTACAATGGGATTGTTCTTGACAATCTAGTGCCGGCAAATTTATGGAAACCACTTCCTCATTTTTTCCAAACTTGGTTGAGGAATTACATCGGTGGAACTTTACTTTATTTCATATCTGGGTTTCTTTGGTGTTATTATATCTATCAGTTCAAACGAAATGTTTATCTTTCTAAAG ATGCTATCCCTACAAGAAAAGCGATGCTTTTGCAAATATGTGTTGCAATGAAGTCAATGCCCTGGTATACTCTTCTTCCAACGGTTTCAGAGTACATGGTTGAAAATGGTTGGACAAGATGCATTTCTAGAATAAGCGACGTCGGATATCCTGCCTACCTTTATTATTTGGCAGTTTATCTCGTCTTTGTTGAATTTGGGATTTACTGGATGCATAGAGAATTGCACGATATAAAGCCTTTGTACAAGTGGCTTCATGCTACACATCACATCTACAACAAGCAGAACACTCTTTCTCCATTTGCAG GTCTGGCATTTCACCCTTTGGACGGAATACTACAAGCAATTCCCCATGTGATATCACTATTCCTTATTCCAACCCATTTTACAACTCACATCTGTTTATTATTCATCGAGGCGGTATGGACAGCTAATATTCACGATTGCATACATGGAAAGCTGTGGCCTGTGATGGGTGCTGGTTACCACACAATACACCACACAACTTATCGTCATAACTACGGTCATTATACAATATGGATGGATTGGATGTTCGGAACACTTCAAGACCCTGTAGAATCTGCAACAACAGCCAAGAAGGAGTAA